One genomic region from Halococcus qingdaonensis encodes:
- a CDS encoding MATE family efflux transporter, with product MQQLPNPVRLVVYWVGLVLVRAGLIERERARRATTLAWPRIVTGLARMSKSAADVAMVGAAIGTGAIAGVGFAAPYWGMAFALGGGLASGTIALVSQAYGANRPAGQAVRSSVVCVIVLTLPVAILFHTYPSALIGVLSDDPDVVALGADYLEVVAFGVPFAGVNLIGSRTLVGTDDAWTPMVIRAGGAVLNIAANAILIFGFGYGVVGAAIGTVLANIVVTTTFATGFTTGSVPLIGSFPVTVAPFGTYFDGATIRRLLRIGMPMIGKNLAWRLGEFPMLAIVDLFGTAVVAAFVVAQRVRDLLNTPGWGFGLASSSLVGQELGTGDETTAEAYGREVIRFGVAVYLVSAILVAVFADPIARVFVDDPTTGTLSVAVTLIYATCVGIVFKGLSRTATGPLRASGDTRWPFYGQVLGYVVALPLAYAGATTQLGLAGLALAIVTLMAVPAAVNYYRFWTGKWKAISRGYRPATHADD from the coding sequence GTGCAGCAACTCCCGAATCCGGTCCGGCTCGTGGTCTACTGGGTCGGTCTCGTGCTGGTTCGCGCCGGCCTGATCGAACGCGAGCGTGCCCGCCGAGCGACGACGCTCGCGTGGCCACGCATCGTCACCGGACTGGCCAGGATGTCCAAGAGCGCCGCCGACGTGGCGATGGTCGGGGCGGCGATCGGGACGGGCGCGATCGCCGGCGTCGGCTTCGCCGCACCCTACTGGGGGATGGCGTTCGCGCTCGGCGGCGGGCTTGCCAGCGGCACCATCGCGCTCGTCTCACAGGCCTACGGCGCGAACAGGCCGGCGGGTCAGGCGGTCCGATCGAGCGTCGTCTGCGTGATCGTGCTGACGCTGCCGGTCGCAATCCTCTTTCACACCTATCCGAGCGCGCTCATCGGCGTTCTCAGCGACGACCCGGACGTGGTGGCGCTCGGTGCCGACTACCTCGAAGTCGTCGCGTTCGGCGTTCCCTTCGCCGGAGTGAACCTCATCGGGAGCCGCACGCTCGTCGGGACCGACGACGCGTGGACGCCGATGGTCATCCGTGCCGGTGGAGCCGTGCTGAACATCGCAGCCAACGCGATCCTGATCTTCGGGTTCGGCTACGGTGTCGTCGGCGCGGCGATCGGCACCGTGCTCGCCAACATTGTCGTCACGACGACGTTCGCCACCGGCTTCACGACCGGTTCGGTCCCGCTGATCGGGTCGTTCCCCGTCACCGTCGCCCCGTTCGGCACGTATTTCGACGGGGCAACCATCCGCCGGCTGCTGCGCATCGGCATGCCGATGATCGGGAAGAACCTCGCGTGGCGGCTCGGCGAGTTCCCGATGCTCGCGATCGTCGATCTGTTCGGGACGGCGGTCGTCGCGGCGTTCGTCGTCGCCCAGCGCGTGCGCGACCTGCTCAACACGCCCGGCTGGGGGTTCGGCCTCGCCTCCTCCAGCCTCGTCGGCCAGGAGCTCGGTACGGGCGACGAGACGACCGCGGAGGCCTACGGCCGGGAGGTCATCCGGTTCGGCGTCGCCGTCTACCTCGTTTCGGCGATACTCGTCGCCGTCTTCGCCGACCCGATCGCGCGCGTGTTCGTCGACGATCCGACGACAGGGACGCTGTCGGTCGCCGTGACGCTCATCTACGCCACCTGCGTCGGCATCGTCTTCAAAGGACTCTCGCGGACGGCGACCGGTCCGCTACGTGCGAGCGGCGATACGCGCTGGCCGTTTTACGGGCAGGTGCTCGGCTACGTGGTCGCACTGCCGCTGGCCTACGCGGGCGCGACGACACAGCTTGGACTCGCCGGGCTGGCGCTCGCAATCGTGACGCTGATGGCCGTCCCTGCCGCGGTCAACTACTACCGGTTCTGGACCGGCAAGTGGAAGGCGATCAGTCGGGGCTACCGGCCCGCGACCCACGCCGACGACTGA
- a CDS encoding ArsR/SmtB family transcription factor, which translates to MAEATERLQRYLENELGECRDEDVEQRLDELGTLEAALGPAQVDAELDVLSALASETRYTLARVLVAAGEELCVCELNAVVDVSESGLSHALSALVDAGLATGRKDGRWKKYRATNRAITLVTVLDGSVSDA; encoded by the coding sequence ATGGCAGAAGCGACCGAACGACTCCAGCGATATCTCGAAAACGAACTCGGCGAGTGCCGAGACGAGGACGTCGAGCAACGACTCGACGAACTCGGCACGCTCGAAGCGGCGCTCGGCCCGGCACAGGTCGACGCCGAACTCGATGTCCTCTCCGCACTCGCCAGCGAGACGCGCTACACGCTCGCTCGTGTGCTCGTGGCCGCCGGCGAGGAACTCTGCGTCTGCGAGCTCAACGCCGTCGTCGACGTGAGCGAGAGCGGGCTGAGTCACGCGCTCTCGGCGCTCGTCGACGCGGGGCTCGCGACCGGGCGCAAGGACGGACGGTGGAAGAAGTATCGTGCGACGAATCGCGCCATTACCCTCGTGACGGTCCTCGACGGGAGCGTGAGCGATGCGTAA
- the arsB gene encoding ACR3 family arsenite efflux transporter, translating to MRNVDHEHGPDCECESCGDPRSMDFLDKYLTVWIFGAMAIGVGLGYLAPSVTEPIQDLHLVKIGLVLMMYPPLAKADYSQLRTVFGNWRVLGLSLIQNWLIGPTLMFGLAVVFFSGLVPGLPARPEFFLGLVFIGMARCIAMVLVWNELAEGSPEYVTGLVAFNSLFQIVTYGVYVWFFGLFLPPLLGMDSLVAGITTFDISPMQVFQAIVVFLGIPFVGGFLTRYAGTRVKSEEWYDEEFVPKIDPLTLVALLFTVIVMFATQGQSIVAQPGDVLLIAVPLTIYFVVMFFVSFGMGKGIGADYSTTTAIGFTAASNNFELAIAVAVAVFGVGSGVAFTTVVGPLIEVPVLLALVNVALYFQRTLDWRATGTDGPTAAESTADD from the coding sequence ATGCGTAACGTCGACCACGAGCATGGCCCGGACTGCGAGTGCGAGAGCTGCGGCGACCCGCGCTCGATGGATTTCCTCGACAAGTATCTCACCGTCTGGATCTTCGGCGCGATGGCCATTGGCGTGGGGTTGGGCTATCTCGCCCCATCGGTAACCGAACCGATTCAGGATCTCCACCTCGTGAAGATCGGTCTCGTACTGATGATGTACCCACCGCTGGCGAAGGCCGACTACTCGCAGCTCCGGACAGTGTTCGGCAACTGGCGCGTACTCGGGCTGAGTCTGATCCAGAACTGGCTCATCGGGCCGACGCTGATGTTCGGGCTCGCAGTCGTCTTCTTCAGCGGGCTCGTCCCCGGCCTGCCGGCCCGTCCCGAGTTCTTCCTCGGGCTCGTCTTCATCGGGATGGCGCGCTGTATCGCGATGGTGCTCGTCTGGAACGAACTCGCCGAGGGTTCGCCCGAATACGTCACCGGGCTGGTGGCGTTCAACAGCCTCTTCCAGATCGTCACTTACGGCGTCTACGTCTGGTTCTTCGGACTGTTCCTTCCGCCACTGCTGGGGATGGACTCGCTCGTCGCTGGCATCACGACCTTCGATATTAGCCCGATGCAGGTGTTCCAGGCGATCGTGGTCTTCCTCGGCATCCCCTTCGTTGGCGGCTTCCTCACGCGCTACGCCGGCACGCGCGTCAAGAGCGAGGAGTGGTACGACGAGGAGTTCGTCCCGAAGATCGACCCGCTGACGCTGGTCGCGCTGCTCTTTACCGTCATCGTGATGTTCGCCACGCAGGGCCAGAGTATCGTCGCCCAGCCGGGCGACGTCCTGCTGATCGCCGTGCCGCTGACGATCTACTTCGTGGTGATGTTCTTCGTGAGCTTCGGCATGGGAAAGGGGATCGGTGCGGACTACTCGACGACGACCGCGATCGGCTTCACCGCGGCCTCGAACAACTTCGAGCTGGCCATCGCGGTCGCAGTCGCCGTGTTCGGCGTCGGCTCCGGCGTCGCCTTCACCACCGTCGTCGGCCCGCTCATCGAGGTGCCAGTCCTGCTTGCACTGGTCAACGTCGCACTCTACTTCCAGCGAACGCTCGACTGGCGCGCCACCGGAACCGATGGCCCTACTGCTGCGGAATCGACTGCCGACGACTGA
- a CDS encoding succinylglutamate desuccinylase/aspartoacylase family protein translates to MTSLGTASAAPGEVDTGRLPIGETRDGARAGLPVCVINGDEAGKTLYIQAASDGDELNGVGVVRELVPQLDPTELSGTILVVGIVNVYGFRVAEHRNPIDDTKMNRAYPGDEHGTSSERIAAATFEAVQRADLALDLHQGSTSRMIHETRVRCGPRHHLHDECLSLAKTFDCGHVLDQKGPDGQLARAAPDEGIPTIDPELGGAVGLDPESIDTGVEGVMNVLTAYGFLDGEITNGEQTRATGFEQYGAPAGGLVDFELDLGDSVEQGDRLFRVTDAFGRVKAETTADVDGVFWRTRRLPQVATGEYVCSVGTDVDTV, encoded by the coding sequence ATGACGAGCCTCGGAACTGCGAGCGCCGCTCCCGGCGAGGTCGACACCGGGCGACTGCCGATCGGCGAGACGCGTGACGGCGCTCGGGCGGGGCTGCCCGTCTGTGTTATCAACGGCGATGAGGCGGGCAAGACGCTCTACATCCAGGCCGCGAGCGACGGCGACGAACTCAACGGCGTCGGCGTCGTCCGCGAGCTCGTCCCCCAGCTCGATCCCACGGAGCTGTCGGGTACGATCCTCGTCGTCGGCATCGTCAACGTCTACGGCTTCCGCGTGGCCGAGCACCGCAACCCGATCGACGACACGAAGATGAACCGGGCCTACCCCGGCGACGAGCACGGCACCTCCTCCGAGCGTATCGCCGCGGCCACCTTCGAGGCCGTCCAGCGCGCCGATCTCGCGCTCGATCTCCATCAGGGCTCGACCAGTCGGATGATCCACGAGACGCGCGTCCGCTGTGGCCCGCGTCACCATCTCCACGACGAGTGTCTCTCGCTCGCGAAGACGTTCGACTGCGGGCACGTCCTCGACCAGAAGGGACCCGACGGCCAGCTCGCCCGTGCCGCTCCCGACGAAGGGATCCCCACCATCGATCCCGAACTCGGTGGCGCAGTCGGGCTCGATCCCGAGAGCATCGATACGGGCGTCGAGGGCGTCATGAACGTCCTCACCGCCTACGGCTTCCTCGACGGCGAGATCACGAACGGCGAGCAGACCCGCGCGACCGGCTTCGAACAGTACGGCGCGCCCGCCGGCGGACTCGTCGATTTCGAGCTCGATCTCGGCGACTCGGTGGAGCAGGGCGATCGTCTCTTCCGCGTGACCGACGCTTTCGGGCGCGTGAAAGCCGAGACGACCGCCGACGTCGACGGCGTGTTCTGGCGCACCCGCCGGCTCCCGCAGGTCGCCACCGGCGAGTACGTCTGTTCGGTTGGCACGGACGTCGACACCGTCTGA
- a CDS encoding DUF7536 family protein, whose amino-acid sequence MSSNAPERPPTAQFIAALSVARNAKIGLASGVVVAVLAYAYRVFEIAGPSVDTRGSPLLFLSLALTLVLAVAALVTVGLTLVSAYRLARES is encoded by the coding sequence GTGTCGAGCAACGCCCCCGAACGGCCACCGACCGCACAGTTCATCGCGGCGCTGTCGGTGGCCCGGAACGCGAAGATCGGGCTCGCCAGCGGCGTGGTCGTCGCGGTGCTCGCCTACGCCTACCGCGTCTTCGAGATCGCCGGCCCGTCGGTCGACACGCGCGGCTCGCCGCTGCTCTTCCTCTCGCTGGCGCTGACGCTCGTGCTCGCGGTCGCCGCACTCGTCACCGTCGGGCTGACGCTCGTCTCGGCCTACCGCCTCGCCCGCGAATCGTAA
- a CDS encoding potassium channel family protein has protein sequence MSREVGYEPRSVKRLLAEMKDIAELMIDLSYSAVLLDSREVAAEVLELESEMDVLQLKTRMSLLMAARSPDDAEALAPVMGIVGATEKVSDATGDIAKVVLEEIGLPEAIRGALPDAVETIVRAQVDTDARFAGQTLGDLNLESETGVRAIALRQAGEWVLNPDRETTLEVDDVVLFRGPEEALEGVYQSTTATAYTPPEPPEPGISDLERATDSVVLMKNMSELAVDLAYGAVLFDSTNLADEVVDLEAEVDALQSRFEAWTLRAASRVDDPVSLRGLVHLARSTEVISDAAVEISEGVLRGLGSHPVIAEAVGESDEVIVRLTVGRDSDLDGATLGGRMVKTETGMRVIAVRRAGREDVTDESVTTETVTNAHDEWEISPGPETELRAGNVLLAKGPRTAAERLGALAGEQ, from the coding sequence ATGTCACGGGAGGTCGGCTACGAGCCACGGAGCGTCAAGCGGCTCCTCGCGGAGATGAAGGACATCGCCGAGCTCATGATCGACCTCTCGTACTCGGCGGTGCTGCTCGATAGCCGGGAGGTCGCCGCCGAGGTGCTCGAACTCGAATCCGAGATGGACGTCCTCCAGCTCAAGACACGGATGAGTTTGCTGATGGCCGCCCGCAGCCCTGACGATGCCGAGGCGCTCGCGCCAGTCATGGGGATCGTCGGCGCGACAGAGAAGGTGAGCGATGCGACCGGCGACATCGCCAAGGTCGTCCTGGAGGAGATCGGTTTGCCCGAGGCGATCCGTGGGGCGCTGCCCGACGCCGTCGAGACGATCGTGCGTGCACAGGTCGATACCGACGCGCGCTTCGCCGGGCAGACCCTCGGTGACCTCAATCTCGAAAGCGAGACGGGCGTACGGGCGATCGCGCTGCGACAGGCCGGCGAGTGGGTGCTCAACCCCGACCGCGAGACCACCCTGGAGGTCGACGATGTCGTGCTCTTTCGCGGACCGGAGGAAGCACTGGAAGGCGTCTATCAGAGCACCACTGCGACGGCCTACACGCCGCCGGAGCCGCCCGAACCGGGCATCTCGGATCTCGAACGCGCGACCGATTCAGTGGTGTTGATGAAGAACATGAGCGAGCTCGCCGTCGATCTGGCCTACGGCGCGGTACTGTTCGACAGTACGAATCTCGCCGACGAGGTGGTCGACTTGGAGGCCGAGGTCGACGCGCTCCAGTCGCGCTTCGAGGCCTGGACGCTCCGGGCGGCGAGCCGGGTCGACGATCCCGTCTCGCTGCGCGGACTCGTCCATCTCGCACGCAGCACTGAGGTCATCTCCGACGCTGCCGTCGAGATCAGTGAAGGCGTCCTCAGAGGGCTCGGCTCGCATCCGGTCATCGCCGAGGCCGTCGGCGAGTCCGACGAGGTGATCGTCCGGTTGACCGTCGGCCGCGACAGCGATCTCGACGGCGCGACCCTCGGCGGGCGGATGGTCAAGACCGAGACGGGGATGCGCGTCATCGCGGTCCGGCGGGCGGGTCGAGAGGACGTCACCGACGAGTCGGTCACGACGGAGACGGTGACGAACGCGCACGACGAGTGGGAGATCTCGCCCGGTCCCGAGACCGAACTCCGGGCGGGCAACGTGTTGCTCGCGAAGGGGCCGCGGACGGCCGCCGAGCGACTCGGCGCGCTCGCCGGAGAGCAGTGA